The following are encoded in a window of bacterium genomic DNA:
- a CDS encoding response regulator — MNALKQLGEKMNFSAMADDSTGPERVPEGTLLIVQSTEDECEQLVAPLSGIGFTVRHTTRTDEAANIYKRDKPGVIILGAFLSAGNAYEFCRRIRTEFHDKKTPIILTSGVMSGTLFVDARSKWGANDVVLLPARMEKIVRLVLFYLGHEKERPALVDSKTEETTRTDFNISRVIPGKKALAPAGDLGEVRIERLLRLLAQNYRTGVLRLGASDTLVTLHILMGALVNVTSPYIAGFSLTDELRRQRAVPEADLARAGQLAEERRMLLGTVLRREGLLSAADLERVLVEQMVRKSLWPFAWPAGPYQYRKVSIEPPSDVNIRVDLGRLIYEGVRSTIDIAQLKETYGNTAELRFTEQPVKGIDLRALPFSAQERRLLQRLGEGQALRTASSDMGVAEDDALRLVAVFEALGTLKRVK; from the coding sequence ATGAACGCGCTCAAGCAGCTTGGAGAAAAGATGAATTTCAGCGCCATGGCCGACGATTCGACGGGGCCCGAACGGGTTCCCGAGGGGACGCTTCTCATCGTGCAATCGACCGAGGACGAGTGCGAACAACTCGTCGCGCCGCTGTCGGGGATCGGCTTTACCGTGCGTCACACGACGCGCACCGACGAGGCCGCGAACATTTACAAGCGCGACAAGCCGGGGGTGATCATCCTCGGCGCGTTTTTATCGGCCGGGAACGCCTACGAATTCTGCCGGCGCATCCGCACCGAGTTTCACGACAAGAAAACGCCGATCATCCTGACCTCCGGCGTCATGAGCGGCACGCTGTTCGTGGATGCGCGCTCCAAGTGGGGCGCGAACGACGTCGTGCTCCTGCCCGCGCGCATGGAGAAGATCGTCCGCCTCGTGCTTTTCTATCTCGGTCACGAGAAGGAGCGGCCGGCGCTTGTCGACTCGAAGACCGAGGAGACGACGCGCACGGACTTCAACATCTCCCGCGTCATTCCGGGCAAGAAGGCGCTCGCGCCCGCGGGCGATTTGGGGGAGGTGCGTATCGAGCGCCTGCTCCGGCTGTTGGCCCAGAATTACCGCACGGGCGTCTTGCGGCTTGGCGCGTCGGATACGCTGGTGACGCTGCACATCCTCATGGGCGCGCTCGTGAATGTCACGTCGCCGTACATCGCGGGATTTTCGCTCACCGACGAGTTGCGCCGGCAGCGCGCGGTGCCCGAAGCCGATCTCGCGCGGGCGGGTCAGTTGGCCGAGGAGCGGCGCATGTTGCTTGGCACGGTGCTGCGCCGCGAGGGGCTTTTGTCCGCCGCGGACCTGGAGCGCGTGCTCGTCGAGCAGATGGTGCGCAAGTCGCTGTGGCCGTTTGCCTGGCCGGCCGGCCCGTATCAATACCGCAAGGTTTCGATCGAGCCGCCGTCGGACGTGAACATCCGCGTTGACCTGGGACGGCTGATCTACGAAGGCGTTCGCTCCACGATCGACATCGCGCAACTTAAAGAGACGTACGGCAACACGGCGGAGCTTCGTTTCACGGAACAGCCGGTCAAGGGCATCGACCTTCGGGCGTTGCCGTTTTCCGCGCAGGAGCGCCGCCTGCTTCAACGCCTGGGCGAAGGCCAGGCGCTACGCACGGCATCCTCCGATATGGGCGTCGCCGAAGACGACGCGCTGCGGCTCGTCGCGGTGTTCGAGGCGCTGGGGACGTTGAAGCGGGTGAAGTAA